In one Nocardioides luteus genomic region, the following are encoded:
- the fusA gene encoding elongation factor G, translated as MAVDITTDLNVVRNIGIMAHIDAGKTTTTERILFYTGISYKIGEVHEGAATMDWMEQEQERGITITSAATTCWWKDHQINIIDTPGHVDFTVEVERSLRVLDGAVAVFDGVAGVEPQSQTVWRQANKYSVPRMCFVNKLDRTGADFYMVVDSIVDKLHATPLVLQLPIGAESDFIGVVDLIEMNAKVWRGETQQGEDYVIEAIPADMTDKAAEWREKLVETLAEADDDIMEVYLEEGDVFDVPTLKAAIRRATLADKLNPILTGTAFKNKGVQPLLDAIVDYLPSPIDVESIIGHDVKDEEVEVSRKPSEDEPFSGLVFKIASDPHLGKLFYLRVYSGKVEAGATVVNPINGRKERIGKIYQMHANKREEINSVGAGQIVAVMGLKDTKTGHTLCDPSNPVVLESMSFPAPVIEVAIEPKTKGDQQKLGTAIQRLTEEDPTFTVKTDEQTGQTIIAGMGELHLEVFVDRMKREFKVEATVGKPQVAYRETLRKKVENHSYTHKKQTGGSGQFAKVVISVEPNVDEETGQGAGYEFVNNVTGGRVPKEYIPSVDQGAQDAMEFGILAGFPMVDVKVSLEDGAYHDVDSSELAFKIAGNQAFKEAARMAKAVLLEPMFAVEVTTPESFLGTVIGDINSRRGQVSSQEERHGDMVVQALVPLSEMFGYVGDLRSKTSGQASYSMEFDSYAEVPTNVADEIIKKARGE; from the coding sequence GTGGCCGTCGACATCACCACGGACCTCAATGTGGTCCGCAACATCGGCATCATGGCGCACATCGATGCCGGTAAGACCACCACCACCGAGCGCATCCTGTTCTACACCGGTATCTCCTACAAGATCGGTGAGGTCCACGAGGGCGCAGCCACGATGGACTGGATGGAGCAGGAGCAGGAGCGCGGCATCACGATCACGTCTGCCGCGACGACCTGCTGGTGGAAGGACCACCAGATCAACATCATCGACACCCCGGGACACGTCGACTTCACCGTCGAGGTGGAGCGTTCGCTGCGCGTCCTGGACGGTGCTGTCGCCGTCTTCGACGGTGTGGCCGGTGTCGAGCCGCAGTCGCAGACCGTGTGGCGTCAGGCGAACAAGTACTCCGTCCCGCGGATGTGCTTCGTCAACAAGCTCGACCGCACCGGTGCCGACTTCTACATGGTCGTCGACTCCATCGTCGACAAGCTGCACGCCACCCCGCTGGTCCTGCAGCTGCCGATCGGTGCCGAGTCCGACTTCATCGGCGTCGTCGACCTGATCGAGATGAACGCCAAGGTCTGGCGCGGCGAGACCCAGCAGGGTGAGGACTACGTCATCGAGGCGATCCCCGCCGACATGACCGACAAGGCCGCCGAGTGGCGCGAGAAGCTCGTCGAGACCCTCGCCGAGGCCGACGACGACATCATGGAGGTCTACCTCGAGGAGGGCGACGTCTTCGACGTTCCCACCCTGAAGGCCGCCATCCGTCGCGCGACCCTCGCCGACAAGCTCAACCCGATCCTCACCGGCACCGCGTTCAAGAACAAGGGCGTCCAGCCCCTGCTCGACGCGATCGTCGACTACCTGCCCTCGCCCATCGATGTCGAGTCGATCATCGGCCACGACGTCAAGGACGAGGAGGTCGAGGTCTCCCGCAAGCCTTCCGAGGACGAGCCGTTCTCCGGTCTGGTCTTCAAGATCGCCTCCGACCCGCACCTGGGCAAGCTGTTCTACCTGCGCGTCTACTCCGGCAAGGTCGAGGCGGGTGCGACCGTGGTCAACCCGATCAACGGCCGCAAGGAGCGCATCGGCAAGATCTACCAGATGCACGCGAACAAGCGTGAGGAGATCAACTCGGTGGGCGCCGGCCAGATCGTGGCCGTCATGGGTCTGAAGGACACCAAGACCGGCCACACCCTGTGCGACCCGTCCAACCCGGTCGTGCTCGAGTCGATGAGCTTCCCGGCCCCGGTGATCGAGGTCGCCATCGAGCCGAAGACCAAGGGTGACCAGCAGAAGCTCGGTACGGCGATTCAGCGCCTCACCGAGGAGGACCCGACCTTCACGGTCAAGACCGACGAGCAGACCGGCCAGACCATCATCGCTGGTATGGGCGAGCTCCACCTCGAGGTCTTCGTCGACCGGATGAAGCGTGAGTTCAAGGTCGAGGCGACCGTCGGCAAGCCGCAGGTCGCCTACCGCGAGACGCTCCGCAAGAAGGTCGAGAACCACAGCTACACCCACAAGAAGCAGACCGGTGGTTCGGGCCAGTTCGCGAAGGTCGTCATCTCCGTCGAGCCGAACGTCGACGAGGAGACCGGCCAGGGCGCGGGCTACGAGTTCGTCAACAACGTCACCGGTGGTCGCGTGCCGAAGGAGTACATCCCCTCGGTCGACCAGGGTGCTCAGGACGCCATGGAGTTCGGTATTCTCGCCGGCTTCCCCATGGTCGATGTGAAGGTCTCGCTCGAGGACGGCGCCTACCACGACGTCGACTCCTCCGAGCTCGCCTTCAAGATCGCCGGCAACCAGGCCTTCAAGGAGGCCGCCCGCATGGCGAAGGCCGTCCTGCTGGAGCCGATGTTCGCCGTCGAGGTCACGACCCCCGAGTCGTTCCTCGGCACCGTTATCGGTGACATCAACTCCCGTCGCGGCCAGGTGTCTTCGCAGGAGGAGCGCCACGGCGACATGGTCGTCCAGGCTCTCGTCCCGCTGTCCGAGATGTTCGGGTACGTCGGTGACCTCCGGTCCAAGACCAGCGGTCAGGCGTCGTACTCGATGGAGTTCGACTCGTACGCCGAGGTTCCCACGAACGTCGCCGACGAGATCATCAAGAAGGCCCGTGGCGAGTGA
- the rpsG gene encoding 30S ribosomal protein S7: protein MPRKGPAPKRPLVVDPVYGSQLVTQLVSKVLQDGKKQVAQRIVYTALEGCREKTGTDPVVTLKRAMDNVKPAIEVKSRRVGGATYQVPVEVKGTRGTTLALRWLVGYAQDRREKTMAERLMNEILDASNGLGAAVKKREDTHKMAESNKAFAHYRW, encoded by the coding sequence ATGCCTCGTAAGGGTCCCGCTCCCAAGCGTCCGCTCGTCGTCGACCCCGTCTACGGCTCGCAGCTCGTAACCCAGCTCGTCAGCAAGGTCCTCCAGGACGGCAAGAAGCAGGTTGCGCAGCGCATCGTCTACACCGCCCTCGAGGGCTGCCGCGAGAAGACCGGCACCGACCCCGTGGTCACCCTCAAGCGTGCGATGGACAACGTGAAGCCGGCCATCGAGGTCAAGTCCCGCCGCGTCGGTGGCGCGACCTACCAGGTTCCGGTCGAGGTCAAGGGCACGCGTGGCACCACGCTCGCGCTGCGCTGGCTCGTCGGTTACGCCCAGGACCGTCGTGAGAAGACGATGGCCGAGCGCCTCATGAACGAGATCCTCGACGCGAGCAACGGCCTCGGTGCCGCTGTGAAGAAGCGCGAGGACACTCACAAGATGGCCGAGTCCAACAAGGCCTTCGCGCACTACCGCTGGTGA
- the rpsL gene encoding 30S ribosomal protein S12, translating to MPTINQLVRKGREDKATKSKTPALKGSPQRRGVCTRVYTTTPKKPNSALRKVARVRLSSGVEVTAYIPGVGHNLQEHSIVLVRGGRVKDLPGVRYKIIRGSLDTQGVKNRKQARSRYGAKKEK from the coding sequence GTGCCCACCATCAACCAGCTGGTCCGCAAGGGCCGCGAGGACAAGGCGACGAAGTCGAAGACGCCTGCCCTCAAGGGATCGCCGCAGCGCCGTGGCGTCTGCACGCGCGTCTACACCACCACCCCGAAGAAGCCGAACTCCGCCCTCCGGAAGGTCGCCCGTGTGCGCCTCTCCTCCGGCGTCGAGGTCACCGCTTACATCCCGGGTGTGGGCCACAACCTTCAGGAGCACTCCATCGTGCTCGTCCGCGGCGGTCGTGTGAAGGACCTCCCCGGTGTTCGTTACAAGATCATTCGCGGCTCGCTCGACACCCAGGGCGTGAAGAACCGCAAGCAGGCCCGGAGCCGCTACGGCGCCAAGAAGGAGAAGTGA